A section of the Tamandua tetradactyla isolate mTamTet1 chromosome 4, mTamTet1.pri, whole genome shotgun sequence genome encodes:
- the LCE6A gene encoding late cornified envelope protein 6A isoform X2 — protein sequence MSQQKQYCEPTNAPKCSPPKGPKPCLPPCSAPCHARASGSSCLGSLKPRAQSLAIPRKAHRKPRCLSGGAVYHCKEEEC from the coding sequence ATGTCACAGCAGAAACAATATTGTGAGCCTACAAATGCCCCGAAATGCTCCCCTCCCAAAGGCCCAAAACCCTGCCTGCCCCCGTGCTCTGCTCCTTGTCATGCCCGCGCTTCAGGAAGCAGTTGTCTCGGTTCCCTGAAGCCGCGGGCTCAGAGCCTGGCCATCCCTAGGAAGGCTCACCGGAAGCCCCGCTGCCTCAGTGGCGGCGCCGTCTACCACTGCAAAGAGGAGGAGTGTTAA
- the LCE6A gene encoding late cornified envelope protein 6A isoform X1, with amino-acid sequence MSLTQLWLRQSRSLLLCLPREVISQCRPVNPAMSQQKQYCEPTNAPKCSPPKGPKPCLPPCSAPCHARASGSSCLGSLKPRAQSLAIPRKAHRKPRCLSGGAVYHCKEEEC; translated from the exons ATGTCCTTAACTCAGCTATGGCTGAGGCAGTCAAGATCTCTCCTCTTGTGTCTTCCCAGAGAGGTGATAAGCCAG tgtCGACCTGTTAACCCAGCAATGTCACAGCAGAAACAATATTGTGAGCCTACAAATGCCCCGAAATGCTCCCCTCCCAAAGGCCCAAAACCCTGCCTGCCCCCGTGCTCTGCTCCTTGTCATGCCCGCGCTTCAGGAAGCAGTTGTCTCGGTTCCCTGAAGCCGCGGGCTCAGAGCCTGGCCATCCCTAGGAAGGCTCACCGGAAGCCCCGCTGCCTCAGTGGCGGCGCCGTCTACCACTGCAAAGAGGAGGAGTGTTAA